In Populus nigra chromosome 1, ddPopNigr1.1, whole genome shotgun sequence, one genomic interval encodes:
- the LOC133702290 gene encoding uncharacterized protein LOC133702290, translating into MASSSSSSKQKSFSIERSKPLMLKDYLLDDQSSCSSNGFKSFPRRRCCTTVRLLLEIDLKTKQQQQPRHLFKRSKSKAASTTISALQKASVAVMKAVKLLPFPSPNSTVRSPSPSRTRKGLLPRNLSRKLFKKNFWRKAADQHGQCKERNEIRGWRLFGEFLEEQDKLSDQITSGISTSSSSNSNSNCNIWTTESEYTVDSGNSTCNSCRNDSVCNRKDLMIKEVSDRVSVSGGQDSITNRKEWPNEEEKEQSSPVSILDCPFQDEEEEIGSPFQRSLIGVEGTKQKPMQKIRRFESLAQLDPLDLEKRIAMAELEDESLESPVQHCSVSIHSDNDNDFKETKENGTEKHAQELLKHVKSTISLASKVDSLLLDFFKEKIVENYAGGSMVGSYKEFEQELRVAQEWIDGQPKEMFLGWEMVERRHVYVKHMEKSGNWENVDQGQEEVALELEAEVFNSLVDEVLLDYTLLN; encoded by the exons ATGGCCTCtagctcttcttcttctaagcAAAAATCATTTTCGATTGAAAGATCAAAACCCTTGATGCTCAAAGATTATCTTCTTGATGATCAAAGTTCATGCTCATCCAACGGCTTCAAGTCATTTCCTCGTCGTCGATGCTGCACAACCGTCCGACTTCTCCTCGAAATAGACCTCAAAaccaagcagcagcagcaaccaaGGCATCTTTTCAAAAGAAGTAAATCAAAAGCAGCTTCTACTACAATCTCAGCTCTTCAAAAAGCATCGGTTGCCGTTATGAAGGCCGTTAAACTACTCCCATTTCCCTCACCCAACTCCACCGTGAGGTCTCCGTCACCGTCAAGAACCAGGAAGGGACTTTTACCTCGAAATCTTTCACGGAAGCTGTTTAAGAAGAACTTTTGGAGAAAAGCAGCTGATCAACATGGTCaatgtaaagaaagaaatgagatCAGAGGGTGGAGATTGTTCGGCGAGTTCTTGGAGGAACAAGATAAACTGTCCGATCAAATTACAAGCGGAATTTCAACAAGCTCCAGCAGTAACAGTAACAGTAACTGTAACATTTGGACTACTGAGAGTGAATATACTGTTGACAGTGGTAATTCTACGTGTAACAGTTGCCGAAACGACTCCGTTTGCAATAGAAAAGATTTAATGATCAAGGAAGTCAGCGACAGAGTGAGCGTATCAGGCGGTCAGGATTCCATCACAAACAGGAAG GAGTGGCCTAATGAGGAGGAGAAGGAGCAATCCAGTCCAGTGTCAATTCTGGATTGTCCATTCcaggatgaagaagaagagattggCTCTCCTTTCCAACGTAGTCTTATCGGCGTGGAAG GAACTAAACAAAAGCCAATGCAAAAGATCAGAAGGTTTGAGAGCCTCGCTCAACTAGACCCTTTAGACTTGGAAAAGCGAATTGCAATGGCAGAGTTGGAGGATGAATCCCTTGAATCCCCCGTGCAACATTGTTCAGTGTCTATCCACAGTGATAACGACAACGATTTCAAGGAAACTAAAGAAAATGGAACCGAAAAGCATGCACAGGAGCTGCTTAAGCATGTCAAATCGACAATAAGCTTGGCGTCTAAGGTAGATAGTCTATTGTTGGACTTCTTCAAGGAGAAAATTGTAGAAAATTATGCAGGTGGAAGCATGGTTGGATCATATAAAGAATTTGAGCAAGAGCTAAGGGTAGCTCAGGAATGGATTGATGGGCAGCCTAAAGAAATGTTTTTGGGGTGGGAGATGGTGGAGAGGAGGCATGTCTACGTCAAGCATATGGAGAAGAGTGGGAACTGGGAAAATGTGGATCAAGGACAAGAAGAGGTTGCTCTAGAATTGGAAGCTGAGGTTTTCAATTCCTTGGTGGACGAAGTCTTACTTGATTATACTCTGCTTAATTAA